From Pongo pygmaeus isolate AG05252 chromosome 2, NHGRI_mPonPyg2-v2.0_pri, whole genome shotgun sequence, a single genomic window includes:
- the CMSS1 gene encoding protein CMSS1 isoform X4 produces the protein MQQETIPVPVPSEKTKQPKECFLIQPKERKENTTKTRKRRKKKITDVLAKSEPKPGLPEDLQKLIKDYYSSRRSVIELEELNLPDSCFLKANDLTHSLSSYLKEICPKWVKLRKNHSEKKSVLMLIICSSAIRSLELIRSMTAFRGDGKVIKLFAKHIKVQEQVKLLEKRVVHLGVGTPGRIKELVKQGGLNLNPLKFLVFDWNWRDQKLRRMMDIPEIRKEVFELLEMEVLSLCKSESLKLGLF, from the exons CCTAAAGAATGTTTTTTGATAcaaccaaaggaaagaaaagagaataccACCAAGaccaggaaaaggagaaag AAGAAAATTACTGATGTTCTTGCAAAATCAGAACCAAAACCAGGGTTACCTGAAGACCTACAGAAGCTGATAAAGGACTATTACAGCAGCAGACGCTCGGTGATTGAATTAGAAGAACTGAACCTGCCAG ACTCCTGTTTCCTCAAGGCCAATGATTTGACTCACAGTCTTTCCTCATACCTAAAAGAAA TTTGTCCTAAATGGGTAAAACTTAGGAAGAACCACAGTGAGAAGAAATCGGTCCTGATGCTGATCATCTGCAGCTCAGCCATCCGATCCCTGGAGCTCATTAG GTCGATGACAGCATTCAGAGGAGACGGcaaagttataaaattatttgcaaagcACATAAAG GTCCAGGAGCAGGTAAAGTTGCTGGAGAAGCGTGTGGTGCACCTGGGTGTAGGAACTCCGGGGAGAATTAAAGAACTTGTTAAACAAG gtggCCTTAATTTGAACCCCTTAAAATTTCTGGTTTTTGACTGGAACTGGAGAGATCAGAAGTTGAGGAGAATGATGGACATTCCTGAG ATAAGAAAGGAGGTATTCGAACTTCTGGAAATGGAAGTGCTCAGTCTGTGCAAGTCAGAATCCTTGAAACTGGGCCTTTTCTAA